The following are encoded in a window of Pyrenophora tritici-repentis strain M4 chromosome 6, whole genome shotgun sequence genomic DNA:
- a CDS encoding DUF4200 multi-domain protein, translating into MASFGGFGTMGGYGGYGAWNGWETPPQKDLPGSIEQATREHMEAQMECDRAKEKFEEAKKKFEECEKKVQDAERVLQTAKQRAEYW; encoded by the coding sequence ATGGCTTCCTTTGGGGGTTTCGGTACCATGGGCGGATACGGTGGATACGGTGCGTGGAACGGCTGGGAGACACCCCCACAAAAGGACCTGCCAGGTAGCATCGAACAAGCGACACGGGAACACATGGAAGCCCAGATGGAATGCGACAGGGCGAAGGAAAAGTTTGAAGAAGCCAAGAAGAAGTTTGAAGAATGCGAAAAGAAGGTGCAGGACGCTGAACGGGTGCTCCAGACCGCTAAGCAACGCGCGGAATATTGGTAA
- a CDS encoding Cyclase multi-domain protein: MRLDPNGDSSNFPKRAALPQTSGTPKGNAWFWGGNDELGRLNLLTPQRIAKVTQESVKTGDSISLDLPLDVPGPALFGRAPLKHYIKSIGFGAFDDEVSYNTQSSSQWDGFRHFANPEYGCHYNGMPSDEIIVDNNDDAAREQENDDPPIPFRKLGIDAWAKKGIIGRGVLLDVYTWSRTQTNPYDPFLHHNITASDLIACAASQNTTFQTGDILLIRTGWLSTYHALTSAQKQDRGTMDLASHFYAGLAADEEMKDFLHDNYFAAAATDNVNFEAWPPESFASSLHASMLSMWGMPIGELWDLEGLVKMCMEKGRWSFLLVSKPGCVPGGVGSPPNAVAIF, from the coding sequence ATGAGACTGGACCCCAATGGCGACTCTTCGAACTTCCCAAAGCGTGCAGCACTGCCACAGACATCTGGGACACCAAAAGGCAACGCCTGGTTTTGGGGCGGCAACGATGAACTTGGACGCTTGAACCTTCTTACTCCACAGCGAATAGCAAAGGTCACCCAAGAAAGCGTCAAAACTGGTGACTCCATCTCCCTGGACCTTCCTCTCGACGTCCCAGGCCCAGCCTTGTTCGGTCGCGCACCACTAAAACACTACATCAAATCAATTGGTTTCGGCGCCTTCGACGACGAAGTATCCTACAACACGCAATCCAGCAGTCAATGGGACGGATTCCGTCATTTTGCAAATCCAGAATATGGCTGTCACTACAACGGCATGCCATCTGATGAAATCATTGTCGACAACAACGACGATGCTGCCAGAGAACAAGAAAACGATGACCCACCAATCCCCTTTCGCAAACTCGGCATCGACGCCTGGGCAAAGAAAGGCATCATAGGCCGCGGCGTCCTCCTAGACGTCTACACATGGTCCCGTACCCAAACCAACCCCTACGATCCCTTCCTCCACCACAATATCACCGCCTCGGACCTTATCGCTTGCGCCGCCTCTCAAAACACGACCTTCCAAACCGGCGACATCCTCCTCATCCGCACCGGCTGGCTCTCCACCTACCACGCCCTCACGTCCGCCCAGAAGCAAGACCGCGGCACCATGGACCTCGCATCTCATTTCTACGCCGGCCTGGCTGCAGACGAGGAAATGAAGGATTTCCTACACGACAATTACTTTGCGGCTGCTGCTACTGACAATGTGAATTTCGAGGCTTGGCCCCCGGAGAGCTTCGCGAGTAGCTTGCATGCGTCTATGCTGAGTATGTGGGGGATGCCGATTGGTGAGCTTTGGGATCTTGAGGGGTTGGTCAAGATGTGTATGGAGAAGGGGAGGTGGTCGTTTTTGCTGGTTAGTAAACCGGGGTGTGTGCCGGGTGGGGTGGGGAGTCCACCGAATGCTGTGGCGATTTTCTGA